GGCGATCGTCTTCACGTTCTTCAATCCAGACCTCACCGACCGCGCACTGCGCAGCCTCATCGTGGCCTTCATCACGCTCGTGTTCCTCGGCGGCGCGTGGCTGCTGGCGCGGCGCGGACTGCAGTTCTCGGCGGAGGCGGTCGGCGCCCTCGGACTCGTGTTCGTGGCGCTCGATGTCTGGGCGCTCGCGCAACTGGCACCACCATCGCTCAGCCCCTGGCTCCCCATCGCGGGCCTCACGCTCGTGTCTTCGATCGCGATGATCGTGGCAGCGTCGCTCGCCGGCATCCGCATCTGGCTCTGCGCGCCGCTCGTCACGTTCGCACTCGTGCCGACGATGTGGGGCGAGGCCGCAGGTCAGGAACCGGCGGCGGTCCTCGGTCGCATCGGCACCTCTTTCGTCGCGGCGGCGCTTGTGCTGCTGCTGCCGCGCATCGGCTCCCGTTTCGCGCCGTCCGGGGCTCCTGACACGGCACCGGATGTCTCGGGCGAAGAGACCACCCGCCCGCCGAAGCCGTTCGGCGCCGAACGCATCGCACTGCTGATCCTCCAGCTGCTCACCTCGGGGACCGCGATCCTGCTCCTGCCGCGGGTCTTCGTGCTGACCGCAGATCTGCCCTCCCGCGCGGCACCCAGCCTTCTGACCGTCGCGCTGCTCCTCGGCCTGCTGGCTGTGCATGCGCTCCTCGCGGCCCGGCACGCCCTTTCACGCTTCTGGAGCTTCGCCGCCGGCGGCATGGGCGTCTCCGCTCTCGCGCTCGCCCTCTACGCGCCCTCCGTCCTGTTCGACGCGATGAGCGGTTGGTTCCCGGCTCTCATGCCGGCCGCCTTCGCGGTCGCTCTCGTTCTCGCCGGGCCCGTTCGACCCCTCGCCGGTGGCCGCCGCGTGCCGCAGTATCTGGCGGGAGCCATCACGTCGACCCTCCTCGCCGCCGTGCCGACATCCGTCACCTCGGCGTTCTTCACCCTGGAGACCCCGCTCTCGATCGCTGCGAACCTGCTCGACGGTGAACTCGCCCGCCCGGCGACCGCGCTCGGAGTGCACGCCTGGGCCTTCCCCCTCGGTCTCCTCGCGACAGCCTCGGGGTTCGCCCTCTTCGCGCTCCGCGCCCGCGGTCATTCGGCCACGCGCCCCGCCGTCCCTCTCGCCGAGACGCTCGCATCGGCTTTCGCGACCCTCGCGCTGCTGACGACAGCGGCAGCGACACCGTTGCCCTTCCTCCTCCGTGTGCTTTTGGCGCTGGGTGCCGCCGCGGTGATCGCGCTGGTGGTCCTGCGCATTCCGGCGCTGTCGCTCGCGCGCCGGGTGACCGCCCTGATCGCGGCGCACCTTCTCCTCACCTTCGGCGTCATCCTCTCCTGGGCGGATGTCACCTGGGCGCCGCTGCTCGGCATCCCAGCGCTCATCGCACTGACGGCGGTGGCCCGCGCGATGCCGCCGGCGACCCGATTCGCCCACGTCGGGGTCGGGTACGCCTACGCACTCGTCCTGATCGCCACGACGTTCGATCTGCTCGGCGTGCGCGGCATCGCGGTGCCGGCGGTCACGACTTCGATCGGGCTGCTGGGCGCGATCGTGGCCACCTTCCTTCCGCGCGTGGGCGCCCGCTCCTGGTACGCGATTCTGACCGTGACCGCCGTGCCGTTCGCTCTCGGTGTCGTGCAGGTGGTCTTCGAGCGCAGCGGATGGACGGCACTGTCGACGGGCATGATGTTCGCCCTCTCCCTGGCCCTGCTGCTCACCCGTCGCCCCGGTGTCACCCCGGTTCTGCGCACCGCGGCCGCCGCTCTCCTGGTGCCGACGCTGGCCGTCGCGATCATCTGCCTGGGCGCCCAGGTGCTGGCGATGAGCGCCTCGCCCGTGACGCTTCCGATCATCGCCGTGCTCGTCGCCCTCGTGCTGCCGTCGACCACGGTGATCGCCGATCTGCTGCGTCGCAACGGCCTCGGTGGCACCGCTGCGCACGCGGCGCGCCTGGCCATCGAGGCATCCGCTCTCCTGACCGGCGCGATCGCCGTTCTGCTCGCCCTCGTCCGCGAGGCATCCGGACTCGGCACGAGCGTTCTCGTCCTGCTCATCCTGGGGGTGGGATCGACGGCGAGCGCGCTGCTGACCCGGCGCCGGTATGCGTGGTGGGCCGCCGGCGCTTCGTTCACTGGCGCGCTGTGGTGCGTGTGGGCGCTGGCCGGCATCGAACTGCTCGAACCGTACCTGCTGCCGCCCGCTGTCGCCGCGATGGCCGTCGCCGTCGCGTTGCGCCTGCGCGGCCTCAACACCTCCGCGCTGTACGCGACGGCCCTTGCGGTGGCGATCGTGCCGATTCTCGTCCTCACGATGGTCGGACCGGATGCCGCGACGTCGCCGGTCACGCTCTGGCGTGGTGTCGGGCTGGCGCTCACCGCCTGGGTGCTTCTCGCCGCTGCAGCGATCACACGCACCCCTTCGACTCGCAGCGAGGATGGCCTCAGCGCGCTGCTCGACGAGCGCGGGACACGCGTCCGGCATCTGCGACGGCTGCGGCTGCGCCCCCTGCAGGTCCCGACTCTGATCGCGGCCGCGGTCGCCGCGGTCGGCGCAACGACGCTCGCCGTGCGGATCGGCATCGGAACCGGCACGCCGTGGTTGGTCGCTCCGGCGACGGCGTTCGGGCTGAGCCTGCTCGCGAGTGCGGTCGGTGCCGGTGCGATGTTCGTCGCTGCCCGCGGCATCCGCGCAGCTCTTCCGGCTGACCATGCTCTGGCCTCCACCCGCTGGCTCGAAGCGCCCGCCGCTCTCGCACTGCCCCTCGGCGCCTGGTTCGCCATCGAGCGCGACTGGGTCGTGATCTGGGCGATGTGGGCGCTGCTTCTGGCGATGCTGACGATCATGCTGGTCGTCGCGCGGCGCACCGAGCACACGCACCCTCCGGTGTGGTACCTCTTCGGCATCGCTTTCGTCACGGCGATCGTCGCCTGGAGCCCCCGCGATCTGCGCGTCGAGTGGTTCTCGCTCCCGCTCGGACTGTTCCTGCTCGCTGCAGGAGCGTCGGCGCTGCGACGGGGCTCCCGTCCCGCGAGCCCCGGCACCCCGGCTCCGACACTCGCCAGCTGGCCGGGACGTTGGAGCGGATCCTGGGCGCTGCTCGCTCCGGGCTTGATCGTCACGGTGCTCGCCTCGATCGTGGCGACGTTCACCGATCCGCTGACGTGGCGGGCCATCCTGGTGATCGCCTTCGCACTGCTCGCGATCCTTGTCGGAGCCGCACGGCGACTCGCTGCGCCCTTCGTGATCGGAATGCTCGTGCTGCCGGTCGAGAACGTCTTCGCGTTCTCGGTGCAGATCGGCCGCGGCATAGAGTCGATGCCCTGGTGGATCACGCTCGCGGTGGTGGGAGCGGTGCTGCTCATCCTTGCGGTGACCTATGAGCGGCGCGCGGGTGAATCCGGGAGCGTGATGGCCAGAATTCGTGACCTTTCGTAACATATCGGACGGCCGGATCCCCATAGGATCGGTGCCATGACCGCAGAAACGCGCCCGCCTCGTCGATCCCAGGGCAGGCCGTCCGCCGCCGTCATCCGCCGCCGCAGGCTTCTTGTCGGAGTCATCATCGCGCTCGTCCTCGCGATCGTCGCGACCGTCGTCGTCGTCGCCCTGCGTGCGCTCGCCGATCCACCCGCAGAACCCGGCGCGGCGAAGCCGCCATCGACCTCGACGCCGACTCCGACGCCGACCCCGCTCTCGCCGTCCGAAGCTCTGCTCGCGACCACCGACGACCCGGCAGCGTGCGCTGTGTCCTTCGCGGGCGAGGGCATCGCGCTCGACCCGCAGCTTCAGACGCAGGGCGTGCTGTACACCGACCTCCCCCTCCCCCTGCGCGACGGTTTCGTCTTCGCCGGCTGGTATGCGACAGAGGCGGATGCCGCCGCACTGGCCGTCCCCGCCCGCATCAACGGGGCAGAGCTCACCGCGTGCACGGATCAGCAGATCACACTGCACGCCGGCTGGGTCACCCCCGAGCAGAACGTCGAGACGAACACACAGGTTCCGATCCTGATGTATCACCAGTTCACGACGAATCCCGAGGGCGAAGACCATTGGCTGCGGGGCAACTACGCGTACATCGGCGACTTCGAGGCGCACATGTCGTACATCGCCTCCGAGGGTTTCTACCTGCCGACCTGGCCCGAGCTCAACGCGTTCGTCGACGGCACGCTGTACCTTCCGCCGCGCTCGCTCATCATCACCGACGATGACGCCGACCAGACCTGGCTCGACCTCGCGGTGCCGGTGGTGACGAAGTACCAGCTACTCACGACGTCGTTCGTGATCACCAACGTGCGCCAGGATCCCTCCCCATCTCCCTACGTCATCCAGCGTTCGCACACGCAGAACATGCACGAGGCGGGCGACAACGGCAGGGGGCGGATGGTGAACTGGTCGGCAGAGGAGATCGCCGCCGACCTCGAGGAATCCGCCGCCGTCCTGGGTGGCGTGAAGGAGGTCGTCGCGTACCCCTACGGCCACCACAACGACACGACCAAGGCGGGCGTCGCCGCCGCCGGATTCATGTTCGGCCGCACGATCGACTGGGGTTACGTGTCGATCGGGAGCGACAAGTACGCATTGCCCGTCATCCGCGTGAACTACGGCACAACGCTCGAGGACCTCATCCCCGACATCGGCTGACGCGCGCAGTGCCTGCGCGGGCGATATATCCACTCGCGGGAGAAACTCGAAAAGTTTCTCTTCCGCTCTTCGACGATCCGCGCTAATCTGTGCCTGAGCCCGCATGCCTGATGCGGTGCAGTGACGATGTGGGAATCGTCACTGCGATCTCTTCGACCGGGAATCGAAGAGGCGTAACAGGCACGCCCGAGGGGTCGGGTGATGGGCTCATGCCGCGAGCGTGTCTGCTCGTGGTCTGGGGAAACTGGGGAATGACCATGACGCACTGGGGTTTTTTGCGCACGGTTCCGGCTCACGGAGCATCGCTATGACGTCCGTCGACGACGCTCTGAGCCTGGTCGGTGCTTCGGCGCCGACCGTTCGTCCCGTGGCGGCGCCGCATGCACCGAAGGCTTCGACACGGACGGTGGCGACACCGCGTGCGACGCCGACGTTGACGCGGCGCCGCCAATGGGAACGCCGCTATCGCGCGCGCCTGCAGATCTCGGATGCGGCCGTCGTGCTGCTCGCCGCAGGCGCAGCCGCGGGGATTCAGCTCGGCCTGGGTCTCGATCCGCTGGCTGTCGGTCGCATGGCGGTGATCCAGGCCGCGCTCTGGATCGCGATGCTCAGCGCCCTGCGATCACGTGATGCGGCCATCCTGGGCTCCGGCCCCACCGAGTACAAGCGGGTCGTCAACGCCAGCGGCGTCGCCTTCGGCCTGCTCGCCGCGGTCGCCGTGCTCCTCGGAACCGACACGCTGCGCATCCCGCTTCTGGTGGCGATGCCGTTCGGCATCCTCGGGCTCCTCACGGAACGCTGGCTGTGGCGCCGGTGGCTGCAGAACCAGCGCCGTCACGGATGCTTCGCCTCGCGCACGCTCGTGGTCGGAGACCGCGCCGACGTCGAGTACGTCATCAGCACCCTCCGCGAAGGGGCGATCTACGGCTACAACGTGATCGGCGCGACCCTCCTCGACGGCAACGCCCGCGAGGTGGGCGGTGAATCCGCGCCGATCCCGGTGCTCGGCAACATCACCTCGGTCGCCGAGGTCGCCAGCCGCATCAGCGCCGACACCATCCTCGTCGCGAGCCGCCCGACCGGCGCACCCAACTTCATCAAGCGCCTCAGCTGGCAGCTCGAAGGCACGGCCGCCGAGCTCGTGCTGTCGAGCCAGCTGACGGATGTCGCGGGTCCGCGCATCTCTTTCACGCCCGTCGACGGCCTGCCCCTGATCCAGGTGCAGATCCCGACGTACGAAGGTGGGCAGCACATCCTCAAGCGCGCACTCGATATCGCTGTGTCCTCCGTCGCGCTGTTCGGAATCGCCCTGATCACGCCGATCATCGCACTGTTCATCGTGATCGACTCCTGGGGACCGGTGTTCTTCTTCCAGGAACGCGTCGGGCGCGACGGCCGGACTTTCCGGATGGTCAAGTTCCGTTCGATGCGCACCGACGCCGAGCAGCAGCTCCTGGCCCTGCAGGAGCAGAACGAAGGTTCCGGGCTGCTCTTCAAGATGAAGGACGACCCGCGCGTGACCCGCGTCGGGCGCGTGCTGCGCAAGCTCTCCTTCGATGAGCTGCCGCAGTTCTGGAATGTGCTGATCGGCGACATGAGTGTTGTCGGCCCCCGGCCGCCGCTGCCGAGCGAGGTCATGTCCTACAACGGCAAGGTGCACCGCAGGCTCTACATCAAGCCCGGCATCACGGGTCTCTGGCAGATCAGCGGGCGCAGCGATCTCAGCTGGGAAGAGAGTGTTCGCCTCGATCTCCGCTACGTCGAGAACTGGTCGGTCGTGGGTGACCTGCAGATCATGTGGCGCACGGCCAAGGTCATGATCCGCCCGACAGGAGCGTACTGATGAACGATCTCTCCGCGGCAGAGGAGCCGCGCCCCCGTCGCCGGTGGCCGATCATCGTGGCCGTCGCCGCATCGCTCGCGATCGTCGGCGGATCCGTCGCCTTCGCTCTCAGCACGCGAGGCCCGGGGCAGGAAGCCAGCACCGCGCCCACTCCCGCGCCCACGCAGACCAGCGCCGAGCAGACGCAGGAGGCCTCGGACGAACCGCTCGCGATCGCGGCCACGCCGACTCCGGGACCGGTCAGCGACGACGAGACCGTCGAGGTCGCACGCGCCGAGTCCGTGGCGACCGCGCTCGTCAGCGTCGTCGATGAGATCGGGCAGCGCGCCGACGGCTCGGCCGTGGGCGCGGAGGCCATCGCCACTGGTTTCGTACTCGGCGAGATCCAGGCCAAGGCGCGCGAACAGCTCGACCTCGGCTACACGCAGGTCGGTGAGGCCGTCATCACGAGCATCACCGCCACCGACGTCAACCTGGCGGGTGAACCGCCGACCATGACCCTCACCGTCTGCGTCGATGTCTCGAAGATCGACGTTCTCGACGCAGCCGGGAACTCGCTCAAAGCGTCGCTCTACAACCCGGGCCACCCTGTCGCCCATGTGTACGGCGCCGAGTTCATCGACGACACCTGGAAGATCTCCAGCCACGACATACCCGACCAGCAAACCTGCGCCGCTTGACGGCCACCCGAACAGAATCGACACCACCATGGGCTCTTCACCGCAGACCCGCATTCGTCGTCTCGCTGCCACGACAGCGGTCGCCGTCACCACTCTCGTCGCTTCGCTCCTGAGTCCGATGGCGGCCAGCGCCGCCGATCCACTGCCCAACGGCCTCACCTCCGAGACCGCCGCAGGGTCGTGCTGGGAGGTCAAGCAGAACTACCCCGCTTCGACCGACGGCGTCTACTGGCTCGTCACTCCCGCGCTCGTGGCCCCCGAGCAGTTCTACTGCGATCAGACCACGTCCGGCGGCGGATGGGTGCTCGTCGGGCGCGGGCGCGAGGCGTGGAAAGAGGGCTACAACGGCCTGCGCACACCCGCAGACATCCGCAACACCCCGAGCGGCACCGGCGCATTCCAGCCCGCGCAGCTCCCGGCGGCGACGATCGACGGTCTGCTCAACAACGGGCGCGTGGACGCGCTCGGCGACGGCATCCGCCTCCGCCGTGCCACCAACACGGCGGGCACCTCCTGGCAGGAGGCACGGTTCAAGTTCCAGAGCCGCGACCGCTGGGTCTGGACCTTCGGCGCTGAGCACCGAGTGAGCACGTACTCCTTCGACGGCGTCAACGGCTCCGGCGGGCAGACGAACAACTTCGGCAGCAACAACCAGACGCGTCGTGTGGTGTTCTCCGAGCAGTCTTCGCACCAGTTCCTGAACGGCTGGGCGTTCGGCTCCAGCACCGGCGGA
The DNA window shown above is from Microbacterium keratanolyticum and carries:
- a CDS encoding sugar transferase; its protein translation is MTSVDDALSLVGASAPTVRPVAAPHAPKASTRTVATPRATPTLTRRRQWERRYRARLQISDAAVVLLAAGAAAGIQLGLGLDPLAVGRMAVIQAALWIAMLSALRSRDAAILGSGPTEYKRVVNASGVAFGLLAAVAVLLGTDTLRIPLLVAMPFGILGLLTERWLWRRWLQNQRRHGCFASRTLVVGDRADVEYVISTLREGAIYGYNVIGATLLDGNAREVGGESAPIPVLGNITSVAEVASRISADTILVASRPTGAPNFIKRLSWQLEGTAAELVLSSQLTDVAGPRISFTPVDGLPLIQVQIPTYEGGQHILKRALDIAVSSVALFGIALITPIIALFIVIDSWGPVFFFQERVGRDGRTFRMVKFRSMRTDAEQQLLALQEQNEGSGLLFKMKDDPRVTRVGRVLRKLSFDELPQFWNVLIGDMSVVGPRPPLPSEVMSYNGKVHRRLYIKPGITGLWQISGRSDLSWEESVRLDLRYVENWSVVGDLQIMWRTAKVMIRPTGAY
- a CDS encoding polysaccharide deacetylase family protein, with protein sequence MTAETRPPRRSQGRPSAAVIRRRRLLVGVIIALVLAIVATVVVVALRALADPPAEPGAAKPPSTSTPTPTPTPLSPSEALLATTDDPAACAVSFAGEGIALDPQLQTQGVLYTDLPLPLRDGFVFAGWYATEADAAALAVPARINGAELTACTDQQITLHAGWVTPEQNVETNTQVPILMYHQFTTNPEGEDHWLRGNYAYIGDFEAHMSYIASEGFYLPTWPELNAFVDGTLYLPPRSLIITDDDADQTWLDLAVPVVTKYQLLTTSFVITNVRQDPSPSPYVIQRSHTQNMHEAGDNGRGRMVNWSAEEIAADLEESAAVLGGVKEVVAYPYGHHNDTTKAGVAAAGFMFGRTIDWGYVSIGSDKYALPVIRVNYGTTLEDLIPDIG
- a CDS encoding SCO7613 C-terminal domain-containing membrane protein, with the translated sequence MTTMPAWSETAIRMLRDSTTCPVCRSAALVDGQCPACAADLRGAAGEQLWDASQSAATALERRQRLLNRVPMAARVIAPVAGAQPQAPSPTASTPPSSVPRSSATLQSVLAIAGAGLFAIAAIVFTFFNPDLTDRALRSLIVAFITLVFLGGAWLLARRGLQFSAEAVGALGLVFVALDVWALAQLAPPSLSPWLPIAGLTLVSSIAMIVAASLAGIRIWLCAPLVTFALVPTMWGEAAGQEPAAVLGRIGTSFVAAALVLLLPRIGSRFAPSGAPDTAPDVSGEETTRPPKPFGAERIALLILQLLTSGTAILLLPRVFVLTADLPSRAAPSLLTVALLLGLLAVHALLAARHALSRFWSFAAGGMGVSALALALYAPSVLFDAMSGWFPALMPAAFAVALVLAGPVRPLAGGRRVPQYLAGAITSTLLAAVPTSVTSAFFTLETPLSIAANLLDGELARPATALGVHAWAFPLGLLATASGFALFALRARGHSATRPAVPLAETLASAFATLALLTTAAATPLPFLLRVLLALGAAAVIALVVLRIPALSLARRVTALIAAHLLLTFGVILSWADVTWAPLLGIPALIALTAVARAMPPATRFAHVGVGYAYALVLIATTFDLLGVRGIAVPAVTTSIGLLGAIVATFLPRVGARSWYAILTVTAVPFALGVVQVVFERSGWTALSTGMMFALSLALLLTRRPGVTPVLRTAAAALLVPTLAVAIICLGAQVLAMSASPVTLPIIAVLVALVLPSTTVIADLLRRNGLGGTAAHAARLAIEASALLTGAIAVLLALVREASGLGTSVLVLLILGVGSTASALLTRRRYAWWAAGASFTGALWCVWALAGIELLEPYLLPPAVAAMAVAVALRLRGLNTSALYATALAVAIVPILVLTMVGPDAATSPVTLWRGVGLALTAWVLLAAAAITRTPSTRSEDGLSALLDERGTRVRHLRRLRLRPLQVPTLIAAAVAAVGATTLAVRIGIGTGTPWLVAPATAFGLSLLASAVGAGAMFVAARGIRAALPADHALASTRWLEAPAALALPLGAWFAIERDWVVIWAMWALLLAMLTIMLVVARRTEHTHPPVWYLFGIAFVTAIVAWSPRDLRVEWFSLPLGLFLLAAGASALRRGSRPASPGTPAPTLASWPGRWSGSWALLAPGLIVTVLASIVATFTDPLTWRAILVIAFALLAILVGAARRLAAPFVIGMLVLPVENVFAFSVQIGRGIESMPWWITLAVVGAVLLILAVTYERRAGESGSVMARIRDLS